DNA from Petropleomorpha daqingensis:
GACGGTGGGCGCGCAGTTCGACCCGCAGTGGTCGATCCTGGCCGGGCACCTGGTGTTCCTGCTCATCCTCGCCACCCCCCGCGGCCGGTCCCTCGACCTGGGCGGGGTGCGCGCATGAGCACCACCGAGCGGGCGCAGCGGCCGGCGACCGGCACCGGCTACCGGGTCAGCCGCTCCAGCCTCACCTCGTGGCTGGGCTCGCTGGGCTTCCTCGCCGTCCTGGTCGTGCTGGCGTTCGTCCCGATCGCGTTCATCCCCGTCGTCATCCAGCAGACGACGTCGTTCCTGATCCTGGTGATCCTCGCGTCGATGTGGAACGCGCTGGCCGGCTACGGCGGGCTGGTCAGCGTCGGCCAGCAGGCCTACATCGGGTTCGGCGCCTACGCGGTCATCTTCCTGACCCAGCGGGACGTCGAGCCGTACCTGTCCATCGTGATCGCGGCGCTGGCCTCGGGTGTCCTCGCGCTGGTGGTCTCGCCGCTGCTGCTGCGGCTGCGCGGCGGGGTCTTCGCGATCGCCACCTGGGTGGTCGCCGAGACGATCGGGCTGATCATCCTCATGCAGGCCAGCCTCGGCGGCGGCACCGGCGTCTCGCTGCGGGCGCTCAACGTCTACCCGGTCGCCGACCGGCGGGCCTACACGTACTGGATCACCCTGGCCTTCACCGTCGTGCTGCTCGGCGCGGTCCTGCTGCTGCTGCGCCGCCGCACCGGCGCCGCGCTGCAGGCCATCCGGGACGACGAGGGCGCCGCGGCCTCGGTCGGCGTGCGCACCCGGCCGCTCAAGCTGATCCTCTTCGTGCTCGCCGGCGTGGGCTGCGGCGCGGCCGGGGCGCTGACCCTGGCCAACACCCTGTTCATCCAGCCGCAGTCGATCTTCGGCGTCCAGTACACCGCCTTCATGATCTTCATGGTGCTGGTCGGCGGGCTCGGCAGCTTCGAGGGACCGATCCTCGGCGCGCTGGTCTTCTTCGTCGCCCAGAACGAGTTCGCCGACCTCGGCGCCTGGTACCTGATCGGCCTGGGCCTGGTGGCGATCGGCTTCGCGCTCTTCCTGCCGCGCGGGCTGTGGAGCCTGATCGGCGACCGGCTGCCGGGACCGCTGCTGCCGATCGGATACCGGTTGAGGTCCAATAAGTCGTGACCGAGGCACCCGGGCTGCGCATGTTCGTCGACGGCAAGTGGGTCGACGCGCTCAACGGGCGCACGTTCCCCGACTTCAACCCGTGGGACGACGGCGTGGTCGTGACCGTGGCGGCCGGGGACGCCGACGACGCCGTCGAGGCGGTCGACGCGGCGGCCCGGGCCTTCCCCGCCTGGTCGGAGTCCACCCCCGCGCAGCGGCAGCGGGTGTTCCTCACCGCGGCCGACCTGATGCAGCGCCGGGCCGGGGAGATCCGCGACCTGCTCGCGGTCGAGACCGGCTGCGGCGCCTCGTTCGCCGGCGTGCAGGTCGAGTTCGCCGCGACCCTGTTCCGGCAGGCGGCGGCCCTGGCCTACGCGCCGGTCGGCGACGCGCTGGCCTCCGACCTGCCGGGCACGCACGCGCTGGCCCGCCGGCGCCCGGTCGGCGTCGTCGGCTCGATCACGCCGTGGAACGCCGCGGTCAGCCTGTCCGCGCGGGCGCTCGCGGTCCCGATCGCCGTCGGCAACTGCGTGGTGCTCAAGCCCTCGGAGGAGTCGCCGTGGT
Protein-coding regions in this window:
- a CDS encoding branched-chain amino acid ABC transporter permease; its protein translation is MSTTERAQRPATGTGYRVSRSSLTSWLGSLGFLAVLVVLAFVPIAFIPVVIQQTTSFLILVILASMWNALAGYGGLVSVGQQAYIGFGAYAVIFLTQRDVEPYLSIVIAALASGVLALVVSPLLLRLRGGVFAIATWVVAETIGLIILMQASLGGGTGVSLRALNVYPVADRRAYTYWITLAFTVVLLGAVLLLLRRRTGAALQAIRDDEGAAASVGVRTRPLKLILFVLAGVGCGAAGALTLANTLFIQPQSIFGVQYTAFMIFMVLVGGLGSFEGPILGALVFFVAQNEFADLGAWYLIGLGLVAIGFALFLPRGLWSLIGDRLPGPLLPIGYRLRSNKS